CCCGCAGCGCTGCCTGCGGATCCTCGCGATGGTGCGGTTCGTCTGCCCCGACGTCGAGGTGCGGATCGCGGGCGGCCGTGAGGTGCACCTGCGCTCGATGCAGCCGCTGGCGCTGAACATCGCGAACTCGATCTTCCTCGGCGACTACCTGACCAGCGAGGGCCAGGCCGGCCAGGCCGACCTGGACATGATCGCGGACGCGGGCTTCGAGGTGGAGGGCGCGGGCACGACGACGCTGCCCAAGCACCGGGCGGACGCGCTCGCGGCGGCGGGTGCGGCGGCGGGCGGCTGCGGTTCGCACGCCTCCACGGAGGGCGCCGGCTGCGGTTCGCACGCCTCGGCCGAGGGCGCGGGCTGCGGCTCCGCCGGCGGCGGCTGCGGTCCCTGCGGCGGTCACGCGGCGCCTGCCCCGGAGGCCGTGGAGCCCGCGGCGGCCGAGCCCGCGGCGAACGCCGCCAGGACCGACCTCGTGGCGGTTCGCCGCCGGGGTGCCGGCACGGACCTCGCACCGAATGCGTAACGACGAACTCCTCGCCCTGGACCGGGCGCACGTCTGGCATCCGTACGGCCCCATGCCGGGCCGTACGGACCCGCTCGTCGTCGCGTCCGCGTCCGGGGTGCGGCTCCGGCTGGCCGAACCCGCCGAGGGACAGGCCGAGTTGATCGACGGCATGTCCTCGTGGTGGTCGGCGATCCACGGCTACAACCACCCCGTGCTCAACGAGGCGGCACACGGTCAGATCGACCGGATGAGCCACGTCATGTTCGGCGGACTCACCCATGAGCCGGCCGTCCGGCTCGCCACCCGGCTCGTCGAGATCACCCCGGAACCGCTGCGGCACGTCTTCCTCAGCGACTCGGGTTCGGTCGCCGTCGAGGTCGCGGTCAAGATGTGCCTCCAGTACTGGCGCTCGGTGGGCCGCCCCGGCAAGCAGCGGCTGCTCACCTGGCGCGGCGGCTACCACGGCGACACCTGGCAGCCGATGTCGGTGTGCGATCCCGAGGGCGGGATGCACGAGCTGTGGTCGGGGGTCCTGCAGCGGCAGGCGTTCGTCGAGGCCCCGCCGGCCGCGTACGAGGAGTCGTACGCGGACATGCTGCGGACCGAGATCGGGCGCCACGCGCACGAGCTGGCCGCGGTGATCGTCGAGCCCGTGGTGCAGGGCGCGGGCGGGATGCGGTTCCACGACCCGGCGTACCTGCGGGTGCTGCGGGAGGCCTGCGACGCGCACGACGTGCTGCTCGTCTTCGACGAGATCGCCACCGGCTTCGGACGGACGGGCACGCTGTTCGCCGCGGACCAGGCGGGGGTCTCCCCCGATGTGATGTGCCTGGGCAAAGCGCTGACCGGCGGTTATCTGTCGCTGGCGGCGACGCTCTGCTCCAGCCGGGTGGCCGACGGGATCTCGCGGGGCGAGGTCCCGGTCCTCGCCCACGGGCCGAC
Above is a genomic segment from Streptomyces sp. NBC_00094 containing:
- a CDS encoding adenosylmethionine--8-amino-7-oxononanoate transaminase, coding for MRNDELLALDRAHVWHPYGPMPGRTDPLVVASASGVRLRLAEPAEGQAELIDGMSSWWSAIHGYNHPVLNEAAHGQIDRMSHVMFGGLTHEPAVRLATRLVEITPEPLRHVFLSDSGSVAVEVAVKMCLQYWRSVGRPGKQRLLTWRGGYHGDTWQPMSVCDPEGGMHELWSGVLQRQAFVEAPPAAYEESYADMLRTEIGRHAHELAAVIVEPVVQGAGGMRFHDPAYLRVLREACDAHDVLLVFDEIATGFGRTGTLFAADQAGVSPDVMCLGKALTGGYLSLAATLCSSRVADGISRGEVPVLAHGPTFMGNPLASAVACASLDLLLSQDWAVDVKRIEAGLRDGLAPVAELPGVREVRVLGAIGVVQLDHDVDMPAATRAAVREGVWLRPFRDLIYTMPPYVTGDEDLARICAAVRAAAAAG